TTTCGTCCAGCAAGACCGTGCCGCCATCCGCCGCGGAGAACAGGCCGAGACGATCACTCAGCGCCCCGGTATAGGCGCCGCGGCGATGTCCAAACAATTCCGACTGGAGCAATTCTGCAGGCACGCCGCCGCAGTTTTGCGCGAGAAATATCTGTTCACGGCGATGACTGTGGTAATGGATGCCGCGCGCCAGTAATTCTTTCCCGGTGCCCGTCTCACCATAGATCAGTATGGGTAAATCCGTGGTTGCGGCATGTTTCGCCAGATTGCATATTTTGTTCATGGCCTGACTACAGAAGAATAATTCGTCGAACTGGTGCGGTGATTGATTTGGATTCGCGTCGGCGGCTGCCGCCTTGGATTTTATCTGTCTGGATAAATCATGGGTGAGTTGGCGATGTTCGCGGGAAATTTCACGGTATTCCAGAGCCCGCTTCAAGCTCAGGGACACCAGTTCCGGGAACAGGGGCTTGCGCAGGTATTCGTAAACAGCGGCCACATGCAGGGCGTCGGCAAACTCGCTGGAATCCGTACCCGGGCCACACAGAAATCTTATCGCCGTCGGTTGCCGGGTGCGGAAGTCGAAGAGACACTGGGTGCCCGACATATCCTCCAGTTTTGCGTCGCAGATGATGGCATCCACAGGATGTGCGCCAGCGAGGTCCAGCGCCGCGGCGCCGCTGGAGACGATGATGCATTCATAGTGCGTGGACAGTGCCCAGCTCAGGTTGCGGGCTTCCTGCTCGTCCGTCAGGACCAACAAAATGACTGGAACCGCACGCGGGCTTGCTTCCATCGGTACCTCTGCATGAAAAGGAAGTATGCACATAGTATATTAACTTTCTTTGCAATGACGCAAGCCGTTCCGGCGGTTTTTATATATCAACTTGTTTAATAACAATATTATTTGTTGGCATCCATTCTGCTTAATGACTCATGTGGTACCCATATGACCATTTCAGAGGAGGTTACGACGATGGCGAACGTGCTTTGGCTCCAAGGAGGAGCCTGTTCTGGAAATACTATGTCTTTTCTTAATGCGGAGGAGCCGAGTGCTTGCGATCTGGTGACGGATTTTGGCATCAAGGTGCTCTGGCAGCCCTCTCTCGGAGTGGAACTGGGGGACAATGTTCAGAAGTTGCTTCGGGATTGTGTGTCTGGGGCAATTCCCCTGGATATATTCGTTTTCGAGGGTACCGTGGTTAACGCCCCCAATGGTACGGGGACCTGGAATCGCTTTGCCGGTCGTCCGATGAAAGACTGGGTGAAGGAGTTAACAGGTGCTGCCCAGTACGTGGTGGCGTTGGGAGATTGTGCGACATGGGGGGGTATCCCGGCGACCGCCCCGAACCCCAGTGATTCTCAGGGACTTCAGTTCCTCAAAAAGCAACATGGCGGTTTCCTGGGAGCGGGCTTCAAAAGCAAAGCTGGGCTTCCTGTCATCAATATCCCCGGTTGTCCTGCCCATCCGGATTGGATCACCCAGGTACTGGTGGCAGTGGCGACAGGACGCGCCGGAGAACTGGAACTGGATGATCTGCAGCGTCCAAAGACGTTTTTCAAGAGCTTCACCCAGACGGGATGTACCCGCAACATGCACTTTGCTTACAAGGTTTCCGCCACGGAATTTGGGCAGAGAAAAGGCTGTCTCTTTTATGACCTGGGCTGCCGTGGCCCGATGACGCATTCACCCTGTAACCGCATTCTGTGGAACCGGCAGTCCTCGAAAACTCGTGCGGGGATGCCCTGTTTGGGTTGTACCGAGCCGGAGTTCCCTTTCTTCGATCTGGCACCAGGCAGTGTATTCAAAACCCAGACTGTGATGGGGGTGCCGAAAGACCTGCCAGAGGGTGTGGACAAGTCCGCTTATATCAAACTGACGTCAGCCGCCAAGAGTGCTTCGCCGGCCTGGGCCGAAAAAGACATCTTTGTGGTCTGAGGCGCTGAGCGACCCATTTCTGTTTATTGCATATTCGAGGAGATATTGACATGGCAACAGCCGTACAGACACTGGATATCAGCCCGGTTGGCCGGGTGGAGGGGGATCTGGATGTACGCGTGGACATTCGGGACGGCGTTGTGGTCGAGGCCTACACGCAAGCTGAATTGTTCCGTGGCTTCGAGGTCATCTTAAGAGACAAGGACCCGCAGGCGGGGCTGGTGGTGACGCCGCGTGCCTGTGGTATTTGCGGCGCTTCGCACCTGACCTGTGCCGCCTGGGCGCTGGATACGGCATGGCAGACGGAAGTCCCGCGCAACGCCATCCTGGCCAGAAATATCGGTCAGCTTGCGGAAAGTCTGCAAAGCTTGCCGCGTCATCATTATGGATTGTTCATGATCGATATGGTGAATGAGAACTACCGGCATGGTAAGT
This sequence is a window from Acidithiobacillus ferridurans. Protein-coding genes within it:
- a CDS encoding sigma-54 dependent transcriptional regulator; the encoded protein is MEASPRAVPVILLVLTDEQEARNLSWALSTHYECIIVSSGAAALDLAGAHPVDAIICDAKLEDMSGTQCLFDFRTRQPTAIRFLCGPGTDSSEFADALHVAAVYEYLRKPLFPELVSLSLKRALEYREISREHRQLTHDLSRQIKSKAAAADANPNQSPHQFDELFFCSQAMNKICNLAKHAATTDLPILIYGETGTGKELLARGIHYHSHRREQIFLAQNCGGVPAELLQSELFGHRRGAYTGALSDRLGLFSAADGGTVLLDEIEDMSAPLQANLLRFLQSGEVKPLGSDKTHYSDVRIIAVTNVPLDQLVEQGNFRQDLYYRLKGLEISIPPLRERPEDIRLLAEHFARQFSMSLGKSYAGIDHEALNILRQYPFPGNVRELENEIRRTVALAPSGQPITADRLSDTIINYRRKEPEQFISATEGGTLKEHTESLERSMVISALKRFHGNQSRAAEALGLSRVGLANKIKRYAIDIEIA
- a CDS encoding NADH-quinone oxidoreductase subunit B family protein, whose translation is MANVLWLQGGACSGNTMSFLNAEEPSACDLVTDFGIKVLWQPSLGVELGDNVQKLLRDCVSGAIPLDIFVFEGTVVNAPNGTGTWNRFAGRPMKDWVKELTGAAQYVVALGDCATWGGIPATAPNPSDSQGLQFLKKQHGGFLGAGFKSKAGLPVINIPGCPAHPDWITQVLVAVATGRAGELELDDLQRPKTFFKSFTQTGCTRNMHFAYKVSATEFGQRKGCLFYDLGCRGPMTHSPCNRILWNRQSSKTRAGMPCLGCTEPEFPFFDLAPGSVFKTQTVMGVPKDLPEGVDKSAYIKLTSAAKSASPAWAEKDIFVV